From the Chanos chanos chromosome 7, fChaCha1.1, whole genome shotgun sequence genome, the window taatgtcttttcattttatttcgcttgttctgtctttctgtttctcttgtgGCCAGTCGCCAACAGGAGATTGAGGAGCGACTAATCGAGGAGGAGACAGCGCGGCGGGTGGAAGAGCTGGTGGCAAAGCGGGTGGAGGAGGAACTGGAGAAGAGGAAGGATGAGATAGAGCGGGAGGTGCTACGTCGGGTGGAGGAGGCCAAACGCATCATGGAGAGACAGTTACTGGAGGAACTGGAACGTCAGCGACAGGCAGAGTTGGCAGCGCAGAAGGCCAGAGAGGTGACATGCTCACACatgtactctcacacacacacagtcagtgctgtACGGAGAAACACCAGCTTTTGTCAAGACTACCATTACTGTCCTTAGAAGCCCTCAGAATGTCAAACATCACCTGTAGGGTTGAATTAACATGTTGTTCTACAGCAGGAAAGCCCAAGTCCAGTAGTAGACGGCTGAAGTTCTGCTGGTTTTGGTATTAACCTAATCTGGTCTTCTGTTGGCTTCAAGAGCTAAGTAAAATATCAATCCCCCATGAAGgggtgagggagggaaagggttaggACTTCAGCTTCCTCAGGTCTAGACTTTGGAAAGCTTGTGTCAAAGCAGTAGGGGCATTCTGTACCAAATCGCTGAAGGCGAACATGGCCCATCCCAGACCTCAGAACAGCAGCTGACACAGACCAAAGTCAACAGTGTTTGAACATTACTAAATGAATAGGGCTGAATGGttgcaaacaggaaaaatacatttgagtTAAATTGGCTGTCTTGAttgaatatgttttattttctgtcaaaaCCATGGTTTAGATTTTGATTTACACCAGCTTTGATCCTAATTGTAATGACTAATCAGGTGatttcaaacaaaaagtcacTCTTATACtcataatttaaacatttatgtaAATATCATGGAACATAATTTCTCATAGAAATTGTGCAGAGCTCCCTGGACATTAATTCTCAGAGGCATATTAGattactctgaaaaaaaatctgatgatTATTTATCTCTGTTAAGAAATGGACATTTAAAGTTTTCATTTGGCAAACTTGACTTTGACATAACCTGGTTTGTCCACTAGGTGATGCTGTTCACAAGGATAactgacaaagcaaaacaggCCCTTTTCTCATAGTACTGCAGCAGTAGagggatttgatttttttaagcgCCCATTGTTTGCACTTCTTTAATTACAACACATATTTTTCTCCAGTCCTGACACTCTGTCGCTTTGCCTGTACTGGTATAAGCAGGTGCCTGTATGGCTCCCAGTGAAGATGTTCgctacaattttttttgtgctcaCGCATTCATTTACGTACTTCTTCTGAGAGCAAATCTACAATCAACTTACTGTTCTCCTCCCCTAATTGACATTGCCAGCCTGCTGCTATATATGGAGCTTTGACTTTGCAACAGTGAAGGATTCTGAGAAAAGCACAtagaaaaacattcttttaaatCCACTGCATGCTTTTTAATTAAGCATCTTTCACCATTCACATCTGAGTCAGTCTTTAGACAAAATCATGAGAACATGTGAAATCAAAATGGTCATCCATAATCCCATTTGTACTTTTATGTACTGCAAACATTAgtctcagggggaaaaaaaactcaaatagTCTCTTTGCTGTCCGTGTGCACCGTCAGGGCCTGCCGCTCTGCGTTATGTGATTAGCCGTGTTTGAACCTCCTTGTCTTGGGTGATTTTACATGGAATGGCCTGACATCAAAGCTTTTAAAGGGTATAATGAGAATACTGTTGAGTCTTACTCATTCTTACtttattacagttttatttttatttattaatttttggTAAAGACTGTTATGAATTCATGTAAGGATGGCACAATTCATAATAACATTTAGTGACAACATTTCACCATCGGGGTTTGGGTGTCCTGATGTTTCAGACAAGCACGTACAATGTTACCTGCCTCATTCCTTTGTTCTTTGATATGTTACAACACACCTCCAACAGAGGACGACAACCAATTCCTGCTCTCccaggagtctttttttttttttttttacgctaaACCAAAATAAAGTTTTCATGAGTCACATTGAAATTCTAGTATATGGGTTACATGGAAAATCTTACATACGTATAATTGGCAAGGAACAATATTTTGGTTAACAATCCTGGACTATGCCTCTTTTTTCACAAAGGCAGGCATTGTGTTCTGCTTTAATGTGGGTCTGCTCATCCATCATTGCTCTTTTGGATGCTTTTTCTGGATGTGTTCTACTTTCAAAACTACAGAGTGACTTACAcaagcactttttaaaaaatctttttatttcgCACTTCACTGTTCTTCGCGGTTGCTCTTTCGTAGAAATGATGAAAAGACCTCGCGATCGTCTTCTTTCATTTGAACTGACTGACCCGCAAACGCTCCTGTGTAAacccagagagtgagagagagcgctgtAAGTAGAGCAAAGCCTTTCTGAAGACAGGTCAGTTATTTAAGACGGACagctctcctgtctctgcccagCGCTTCAGAGAACTATGTCAGCGTTGACTCTTAAACCATGTCTCTATAAGAACGAGCcataggtttaaaaaaaacagggagaagaaGTGctgtaggcacacacacatttggttTACTGCTCCCCTAAGTAAGGCTGTCTCCTTTTTTAGAATAGTTTTTTCATTTAGCATTTTAAAGTGAACAGAAGTCACCCTTGATCCTTTTGATGTGGAGTaacatgagtgtgtgcgttGCAGTCTCTTACTCACGCCTTGTTGACTttacaggaggaggagaagtcCAAAcgagaggagctggagaagatACTTGtggaaaacaacagaaagataGCAGAGGCTCAGGCTAAGCTGGTATGGTGGTCCTACCTGACTTTGAGTTTCATTGGTAATAAAGTAATTTCAAAAGCATGAACTAGtcagggaatgactctgtaattgtgttttttatgctgtttttttccctgatcATTTCCTAGTGAATTCTCTCTGACTGAACTGACTTTACAAAAACTTTGTGAATGAATTCTCCTCATCCTTTTCTCCAGGCAGAGGAGCAGTTGCGAATCgtggaggagcagaggaagatCCACGAGGAGAGGATGAAACTGGAGCAGGAACGGCAGCGGCAGcagaaagaggagcagaagatCATTTTAGGGAAGGGAAAGTCACGACCCAaactctccttcactctcaagGCCTCCGAGTAACCGAGGCTATCCAGACTGCAGCCAGGAATCCCAGCGCTCTTTcccacacagagagggagagcggcCTCACTCCGCCATCCGGATCCCTGGAAAGATGACGTTTGTCTCTCCTCACAGTTCTCGCCGAGGGACTGTGAGTTTTAGACTCTTCCGTCGGGAGGAGAAGCATCTGACTGACATGCGTGACTGCTCCGTCGACTTGCTGTGATACGATTACCGTTTGTCTTCAGTTCCCCAGATTAATTTTATTGACTGTGTTATAGGAAGCCGTCACGTCCCTACCTCCTGTGTTGTACTCGGTGATGCTGCAAACCTCTCCGTCTGTGGTTTGCTAATAggctaaaaactaaaaaacaaacaaacaaaaaaaaaaaacaagcacatgaAATGGAGGCATTTGGTCATTTGGCTTCTGAGACATTGAACAAAGGTTTCTAAGACTAAGTGTGTGGTGattgtctgggtgtgtgtgtgtgtgtgtgtgtgtgtgtatgtatgtatgtatgtgtgcgtgtgtgtgtgtttgctggatGTAATTTGCTTAACCCACTGTCCCTCCAGTGCTCTTCCATCTTTGCAGCTGCAGACATTGAATCAtttaatgtgtaaatattttatttttagacagcagtgtttttgaactaaaaaaacaaatacataactCTGTCAAATTCTTCACAACCTGTTGATGACTCCCTTATCAGTTCACAGTTAGTGCAGGTTCAGACAAACTTGATCGGGGCTGGGTTTTCTACGGTTCTAAATGAGTCCAAACACTCAAGCATTGAAATATAATGTACTTTTTAACCGTGATTTTCATATACCTATAATGCCATTGACAGACATACAGCATAAAGAAATGCAGGACTGAACAGTGTATACTGAGCACATATGAAGATGTGTGCGCAGTAACAGTTGTGTTTAGCCACTCTAGGTTTTATCCTGAACCACAGAGTATGGAAAGGCAAACCTGCACTTGCATGCTCTTTCAGCTTCATGTTCCCATAGCCCCCaatttcagtgagagagtgtgtgtctgtttgtatgttaggTGAGAGATGGACTGAGTAAAAACTAAGAAGTACAGAGgggactgtttgtttttcttttgtggtaAAAGACCTACTTTCCCTGTTATAAAGGAAATTGTAAAATTCTTGAATAAATCCATGAATGCGTCCATTCTTTGACCTGTATGTCTGCTGTTACTAACATGTTTTCCTATTAAATCATATTGCTCTGGAAGAGTATTTACCTCacaagttgggggggggggggggctaaccATAGTAATCATAAagccatatatatatttagtatTCGTGAACGTCATTACAAATGCCAGAATTGCCTTGTAATCTGGTAAATATATTTCCCTAGTGTTCtcagaatattccagaaatatctcatttctccattttcataCTCTGGCACTAAAGGACAGAATCGGTTGCTGATGCCTGAGGTATTTAGTAAATAAACAATGATATAACTCTAAAATGACTACAGCAGAAGTACGGTTTGCAGTTATGTTAGTTCCAAAGCGTGGTTTAAACCGCGAGCCGATGTATTTGGGGGCGAGGGAGCAGTTCTACACGAAGTCTATTCCTTGCAAAATACAGTGAAACCTTTTTCCTCTCAGGGTGGAATTCATATACGTGCGGCGTACTGTTACCgaaatttattttgaaagctGGAGCTAAGCCGTGTACCGTAGGCAACCGTACAAGATGAAAAATAGGCCTAGTCCAAGatctgacatgtttttattCCAACTCTTAGGAGGCTAAATTAGAGATCAAAGTTATAGTTCTGTCAAATACGCCTTGAATTACGGAGAAATGCTCAGTAAACTCTTTCAAATGAAGTGTGCGTTGCCAAAGACGAAGGCAGTCAGTAGTAACACTCCTCCGTCGTCTTCATGTAGTTGCTGGGGCGAGGAGGACATCAGGAACAGAGTGACAAGCTGTTGAGAACAGTTGCCTCCGGACAGTGCCATCGAAGTAACAGACGCTTAATTGATGTGCGCCGCTTCCCCTTTTGCAACTTTTGTTAGTTGACACGTGGAGCAAATACACATTGCCTTTAAATTAAATTGACTCTTAACACACGCCGTCAGAGAAGTGTACAAACGAAGCCGGCACTAAAGGAGTTCGAAGATGATCACACCTCGACATTGCGTTGGGCATGCAATTATCTCTTACCTGTTAACTGACCCCTTTGATGACTAGTTAAATACACACTAATCAAATACACAAAAGGACTCCGCCACAAATAGCCAAACGTCTAGATTGCAAAGTGTTTCGCATCATCGTGCAATATGGCAACGAAGCAGAAATTCACAAACCATATTGTCTAAGTGATTATCGATGTCATTACTGTGTAGTATCATGTCACAAATAATGTTGTAGACAACAGGCCAGTCTttggtcttcttcttcttcttgacgtcgttgttcttgttgttgctgttgtagaTACCAGTAGTAGTATTAGTGGTATGAACCCATTGACGTTTACCCTCTCCTTTCTAACTGGATAAAAACAGGTCATTTAGATCATTTCAGATAAAAGATAagatcattttgtttctgtgatcTGCAACCATTAATATGATTGTGCCAAATCAATATTCCAGTCATGTCATAACTGAAACAGCTACAAGAAATACTTTTTTGCCTTTCCTTTCATCCAAACCATAAGGATTAATTTAGATTTACTTTGTTTCCATCGGTCATTCGTGGGCCCATTAAACATCAAACAGTaacttgttttctctttagCTTCCAGCGCTGCTACAATTTCCAAACCTCATTCGCATTAAATTACTTCACGTTTAAtttgctttttattgtttactcaGTAATTCAACCTGTAATTTTCTCGGTTTGACCGGGATCTTCTGGGATTACATGGGTTTCAACCAATGATGACCGACAAGGGCGGAGCAAAAGCGGCGACAGTCTAACCAAAGCTTGATGTCTCAACTGTATTTAGTAATAAGACGCTGCTTGGTAGGTGAACCGCACATCGCGATGTTTTGCTCGTGCTGATGTTAGATCCTCTACAAAGCTGGGGAGAAGTTTGCTAttctatttttttcattttgatgcGCCGAGTTTAGTCTTTTTCGCCATTTTCTTAACTGTGCAAGGTCTTCTGACAAATTTATGCAATTTGGAGATTCGTTGAGAGGTTAGACTGTCATGCATTAAATTGCATTTGTTTTGGATCTTCATATGTTCGCCTTTATCTATGCATGGGGATTAAAATAGAGAGTGAAGTCAAAGCTGTTGAATGGGCTGTATTTTCCAAGTGGTAAGGTTTGGTGGGGTTCTTGACAGATGTCTCACACCGAAGTAGCAGATCGGTTTGGTCTCAGTAAATGAAAGGGAGGATTCAGTGGATACAGCTTTGTGCTTTTGGCCGCTGTGGATGTACCGATCGGTGTGATATTGTTGGTATCTGCCCATTCGCGGCATCGGGTCTTATTCGTATCTACTTGTGGATCAGAACATCACGAACACTCCGGGCTGTGATCCCACAGTGATCTCACTGAACGGTGCAATGGAAAAACGTCCGTGGAGATATTTCCTGGGATTTTTTCTCTTCGCGTGCAGAGTCAGTTTTTCCCACGGGATCACTTTAGAGTCAATTTATTGGAATACTTCAAACACGAAGTAAGTAGCATGATCATGTTTTCGTATCATCTCTACCGTCGGTAGGAAACTTAACACCTAAATCAGGGATGCCTCTTATGCTCAAGACCACCCACGTCTCGCCTACTGCAACAGTCTTTAACAAAGTCTGTAAGCTTGTATGTTTCATAGGTAAAGCGAGTTTTAAAAGCCCCTTTCGTCATTTAGGC encodes:
- the arglu1b gene encoding arginine and glutamate-rich protein 1-B; this translates as MGRSRSRSSSRSKHSKGSKHSKKRSRSRSRSRDKDRTKKRSKSRESKRNRRRDSRSRSRSTTVSARRERDRATSPPERIDIFGRTLSKRSAVDEKQKKEEEEKKAELERQRKIRQQEIEERLIEEETARRVEELVAKRVEEELEKRKDEIEREVLRRVEEAKRIMERQLLEELERQRQAELAAQKAREEEEKSKREELEKILVENNRKIAEAQAKLAEEQLRIVEEQRKIHEERMKLEQERQRQQKEEQKIILGKGKSRPKLSFTLKASE